CCGGGGAGGCGCGTCGAGCACCACACCGTCGAGCATTGCTGAGTAAGTGCGAAACATCTCGACAGGGCTGCCAATCAGCGGACGCTGCCATCGTGCAGGCAGACTGCGAAGTCGTGTGGTGGTGTCGGTGTGAGCATCGACATGATCTGAGTCCATCGCTTCGTAGCCGCCCACAATCCATCCTGAGACCGGTTCGAGCAGCGGCGCCAAGCTCTCATCAGGCGACGAAGGCGGGGGGGCATAGATCTTCATGCGCGCCGCAATCGCTTCTGACAAGATGGACGAGGTGGGCGGTTTGGATAGCCACACCGCATCAAATCCAAGAGAGTGCACCCAGGCGAGCGGTTCACCATTGTGCTGAAGTATTCGTGTGACGCGATTGCTCGGGAATGGGGAGCCTACGCTCGGGCGGTCGGCGAATTGCGATTCCAGCGTTTGGCGGCGCGCATCGTGGCCTCGGGACTCCAGGATTGAGTTTCCGTCAGCAGACCGTCCCGCACCGATACCCGGTAACACGGCATTCTCATCGACGAGCGGCACCATGGCGTCGATGCGCAGCGAATCGAGCCGCAGGGTGTGATTGCCCGGGCCACCATAGGCATTCAGCACCACCGCATCGACATAGGGCGACGAGACGTCAGCTGCGGCACCAAATTCGTTTCGCAACGAGACGCGTTTTAGTTTCAGGCTCCGCTCAATGTCGCTCACGCCCAGTGACTGAAATTCGCCGATCCGCTCATAGGACGAGCCATAGACATACAATGCCGCAGGGCGTTTTGTCTCTGGATCGAGTAGGTAGGGGAAACGAATTCGGAATCCAATGCGGATGCCGCGAGCGAGTCCCTTCACCGAAATCGTCGCGGCGAGGGCATCGATGGGGCGTAGCGGTTCGATCGGATAGACCAACACCGCTTTGGTGCCATGCCCAGTTAGCAGCGTGATTGTTTCGCAGCGTCCACCGTCGGCACCCGAATCGCTCGCGTGTCCCTGCTCGCTGACACGTGCGTCGCAATCGTTCTCGTCTAGAGACCAGCGAGGAGGGTAGGCATCGAGTGGATCAGTTAACTGTCCCAGCGCGGGGCTCAAAAAAATAAAAACCGAGGCAGCAGCGACGAGCAGGCCAAGCGGCTGACTGCAGCGGCGCCCCTGTCTCGACTGAACAGTTTTCCTACCCGGTACAGCCATGTCGGCAAAGTCCGCCAAATGCTTAGACAGAGTCATTGAACGTTGACCGCGGCCCACGCGGGCGAAACAATCCACTCGCACCAGGATCAACCGAGCGATTGTTTTCGCACCGACGATCAATTTCCAATTAAAATAATACGCAAGTCGATCTGGTACCAAGTTTCATGGGTCTCCGTCCATAGGGATTCGCTGTTGTCGTGAGACCGCAGCGATTCAACGGTCCCGCGGGGCTGGCGTCTAACGCGTTAGACGACAACAACTTAAGACAGAGATGAGATGTGCAGCATTGAAGCGGCACTCGAAAATGCGATGGAAAGCTAGCGTCCGGATCAACATGACTACCGCCGAGAAATCGGCGTTTACTTTCCAACAGAAAGAACTGACCAATGACCAAGATTGCTGCCACTCAGAGGAAGCTCAGTGATGAAACGCCACTGGAGTTACAGGAAATGGCTGCCGCGATTGCGTCTCTCCCCCCTCAATATCGTGACGCTGTCGCTCCGGCGCTGGCCCGCGTGGTCGAATGCAGCACCCGTCGTCGGCGGATTTTGAACCTGGTCCAAGAGGCACTTTCGCAACTGCGACTTGATATGAAGTATTTAATTTTCGATCTCGAGGCGACCAGGCGTGAACGCGATCACTACAAAGAATCGCTCGAACGAGATGACAGGCGCTAGGCCTCGATCACACCTTCGTAGCGCGGGATGACATGCTTGGGAGCCGAGCTTTCAAGGTCTGCGGACAGGCTCGGTCCCACTTAGCTCATGCGGCCCATGGTCAGGGACTCTCCATTCGCGGTTCGCTGTTTCGCAACGGCATCAGAGCATCAGGGGCCGAGCTGCATTGAGGTTCTACCCTGAACGAGCCGAAGCCAGAATGATGTCGACCGCGTTGCCAGCCGGCGATTCTATCGACATCAGAAGTGTCATGACGACTGGCGGCGAGGGGGCGGTTTGCACCGTCGAGCACGCTTCCAATTTTGGGATAGTCGCTATGTGACCCTAATAGATGATACGTGACTCTAGTAGATGACTGGGCTCGGGCCCAGGATAAGAGACGGGAATCGACTGATAACCTCCGACGAGTGCTCAGGCCACGATTCTCTGATAGCCATCCCGCTGGGGACTCCAGCAGGCCTCGCGAAAGATATTTGTGACACTTTACACTTTTCTGCTCGTCTTCATCTCGCTCATGAGCGGAGCCGTGAACTCACAGGCGGTTCCGTCCTCACGTGCCGTACTGGCGAGTTGCCTGTTGGTAGGTGGTTGGGTGCTGCTGGCTCATGCGGTCGCATTTTGGCTGGCACGACGAGTTTTGATCCGATCCAAGTCGGCATCACAGGGTTCCGAGCAGCTACGAGTGGTCATGGAGACGGTGCGTTGGCTCGCCATCCCGATTACCTTGCTCTGTCACTTCGCCTTTTCCCTGCCAACCTGGCTGTCCGCCCAACCATTCTTCGAGCACAGCATGACGCTTCAGGCCGCTGGATTGCTCGCCCCTGGAATGATCGTTTTGCTAGCCACTTGGTCGGCCGAGTACTGGTACACGGCGTTTGTGAACCATCGTCCCCGGATGCTTGCCAGCTACGCAAGCGTATTGATGCACAATCTACGGGGCGGACCGGCGTGGTTGATCGTGCCCACACTTGTGTTTCTCGCTCTTAGCGATGTGGCGGAATTGGTCAAAGACGAGCTGTTGGTGTCGTCGGAATGGCCTGCGTCGTATGCCATGGCGTTAACCTGGGGGCTCATCGCGGGAGGCGGCCTGGTGCTCGCCATTGCCTTTCCATGGCTGGTGCGATGGATTGCGAAGACCGAGCCCCTCAACCTCGAATTCCGATTAGAAATCGAGACCTGGCTCCAACGCTGTGGTATTTCGACGCATCCATTGCTGGGGATGCAGATTGCACGGTGGGATACAAGTCACCGGATGCTCAACGCGATGGTTGCCGGTATTGTTCGTCCTGGACGGCTCCTACTGCTATCGGATCGGTTGCTCGACGAGCTTCCGCGGGGAGGCCGACTCATGGTCGTGATGCATGAACTCGCACACGTGCGGCGTCATCACCTGCTGATTCGGATGGTCGCAATCCTGCCTGCGTGGCTGATCTCGAGCTGGTCGAGTTCGCTGCTAGTTGAAATTGGCCTTCTGAGCCACGCGTGGGCGTTAGGAGTCGGTGGCGCGCTGGGATTGATCACGACGGTGCTCACGCTGGGCGCGGTCAGTCATCTGTCGGAGCTGGATGCTGATGCGACCGCGTGTCGACTTGCGGTAGAGGCGTGCCAGAGCGAAATTGCGACCGATTCGCTGGAAGTGGAGCAGGTCGTCGGGCTGTCTCAGTATCCTGCAGGCGAGCCGATGACGGTAGCGATGGCAGCGGACATGTTGGCGGACGCGTTAATACGCGTGACGGCCGATCATCCGGCTGCTCGCAAATTCAGTTGGTTGCACCCCAGTCTCGAGACCCGCGTGGAGCGATTACGAAGAATTGCCCGCCCGCTTCCCGAGTTCGCCTCGGACAGCCATACTCTGGCTGTCTGAGCGAACGGATCGCTCATCCACGATTTTGATACCTTCCAACGAGAGTGAATTCTGATGAGTCAGAGCGGCGTGATCACATTCAAAGGCAACCCGATGACCCTGGCCGGTAGCGATCTGTCGATCGGTCAAGCGGCACCGGATTTCAAACTTACCTACGCCCATGAAGGCTTGCAGACGCTCACATTGGCAGACCTCAAGGGAAAACCGTCGATCCTGTCAATCGTACCGAGTCTGGACACGCCCACCTGTGCGACGCAGACCAAAACGTTCAACGAGCAGCTCGGCAAACTCGGCGACAAGATCAACGCCGTCACCGTCAGTCGCGATCTGCCCTTCGCTCAGGCGAGATTCTGTGGTGCGGAGAACGTCTCCATGCGAACTGCCAGCGATTACCAAACTCACGAGTTTGGCGAAGCCTACGGTGTTGAAATCGAAGAACTGAAACTGCTCAGTCGCGTCGTGATTCTTCTCGATAGCGACGGCAAAGTG
This genomic window from Allorhodopirellula heiligendammensis contains:
- a CDS encoding transcriptional regulator; this translates as MTKIAATQRKLSDETPLELQEMAAAIASLPPQYRDAVAPALARVVECSTRRRRILNLVQEALSQLRLDMKYLIFDLEATRRERDHYKESLERDDRR
- a CDS encoding M48 family metalloprotease, with the protein product MTLYTFLLVFISLMSGAVNSQAVPSSRAVLASCLLVGGWVLLAHAVAFWLARRVLIRSKSASQGSEQLRVVMETVRWLAIPITLLCHFAFSLPTWLSAQPFFEHSMTLQAAGLLAPGMIVLLATWSAEYWYTAFVNHRPRMLASYASVLMHNLRGGPAWLIVPTLVFLALSDVAELVKDELLVSSEWPASYAMALTWGLIAGGGLVLAIAFPWLVRWIAKTEPLNLEFRLEIETWLQRCGISTHPLLGMQIARWDTSHRMLNAMVAGIVRPGRLLLLSDRLLDELPRGGRLMVVMHELAHVRRHHLLIRMVAILPAWLISSWSSSLLVEIGLLSHAWALGVGGALGLITTVLTLGAVSHLSELDADATACRLAVEACQSEIATDSLEVEQVVGLSQYPAGEPMTVAMAADMLADALIRVTADHPAARKFSWLHPSLETRVERLRRIARPLPEFASDSHTLAV
- the tpx gene encoding thiol peroxidase — encoded protein: MSQSGVITFKGNPMTLAGSDLSIGQAAPDFKLTYAHEGLQTLTLADLKGKPSILSIVPSLDTPTCATQTKTFNEQLGKLGDKINAVTVSRDLPFAQARFCGAENVSMRTASDYQTHEFGEAYGVEIEELKLLSRVVILLDSDGKVVYKQIVPEVTQEPDYDKALQALTDLVG